cggcactaacgacgtgaccctgacgataaaacattaacgatatcgtagcgtgtaaagcccccttaacatctAGTGTTGTCTTGTAGGCTTCTTCCCCAGTGGTTCCCTGCTCACCCCAGCACCATATGGTGTCACTGCCGTCAGGTTTACTTACCCATGAGTTACTGCTATGCTACACGTCTGAGTGCCCGTGAGGATAACTTGATCCGCAGCTTGAGACAAGTAAGGGGCAGAACACGTATTTTATCACTTGTATTTTATCAAGTGGGACATGTATTTACACATTTGCTTCTCATGCAGGAGCTGTACGTGCAGGAATATAGCAGTATAAATTGGCCGGCACAGAGGAACTGTGTTGCTGCTTGTGACCTGTATACACCGCACAGTATCTTACTGGACTTTGCCTATGGTAGGAGGCATTGATTATCGTCAGTGCAGCATTTGTACCTATACAATTATGCAGATTTTTATGTGTGTTGTTTCTCTTAGAATTcaaaatttaaataaattaaatttaaTGAGATTTTCACTTTTtatgattttaaagggaatctgtcagcaggtttttgctcccccatctgagagcagcataatgtaaagacaaagaccctgattccagcgatgtgtcacttactgagctgcttgctgtcattttgataaaatcaatgctttctctgctgcagatctagcagttatacagagttcaggaatatgctggactacctgcagcatgccaagtagtcctgtaatgataacctactgatgattaatcagtgatttaatcaaaactacactgagcagctcagtaattgacacatcgctgcaatcaggatctctgcccctacattagattaggtggcaaaaacctggtgacagattccctttaacttttcaGTTGAAGTATTTTATTCCCATAAGTCATTTTGTACTTTTCTTCTCAGTCCTGTTGAATGCATACGAGGCGTACCACATTCCTGCTCTTCGCCGGCGTGCTGTGCATGAATTATATGACCATGTAACAGCAGATGACCGCTTTACCTAGTGTATCAGCATTGGTCCAGTAAGTCTCCTGGAAACATgaattatttattgattttttttattttttttttaaagaaaaattctAATTTTGAAATAAATCTTCTTCTGTAACAGATCTCTAAAGTGATTAATATGATGGTCCGTTGGCATGTAGATGGACCAGAATCTCCATCATTCCGGGAACATGTAGATCGCATCCCTGATTACCTTTGGTAAGTAGTGATCACATCCTGTGCAGAAATACAGTTCGTAGGATTAGTTTTCTTATCTGATTTGTTGCAACTTAACTTTTAAAATGTACCACTAATGAGCCACTTAAAAAATCTGATGATATTCGTCCAAAGGTGTTAATTAAAGTTTATGTTCTAAAAAGAAAGTGGGCGATCAATGCTGTTTATTGGCTTCATTCCCTTACTATATGCCCATTCTATTCTTTCCAATATCGGGCATAGTACAAGGAGCTCTGTACTTTCT
This portion of the Anomaloglossus baeobatrachus isolate aAnoBae1 unplaced genomic scaffold, aAnoBae1.hap1 Scaffold_139, whole genome shotgun sequence genome encodes:
- the LOC142260614 gene encoding lanosterol synthase-like, coding for MTRARNNLHSKGGAIGIPSWGKFWLSVLNVYSWEGMNTLFPEMWLLPQWFPAHPSTIWCHCRQVYLPMSYCYATRLSAREDNLIRSLRQELYVQEYSSINWPAQRNCVAACDLYTPHSILLDFAYVLLNAYEAYHIPALRRRAVHELYDHVTADDRFT